AGAAAGTAACTAAGGAAAACATTGAAGCTCCCCTCAATATAAGCCTGGAAAGGGAAACCATACAGATTGCTGAAGTTGAAGTAAAAAAGGGTGTTACCGGAGATTTGAAGATTGATTCCAAAAATCTTAACAGACCCAAAAAAGTAGAGAAGCTGATAAAAGATATAGACCGTTATATTGCCCAGAAATCAGATCCAAGGATACTTGCTGCAAAACCCGGTGAATTTGTACAGCCTAATGGAGGTGGATTCTCCATTGGGAAAATAAAAAATAAATGGGATGATATTGATCTGGGAAGTTACCTGAAAACAGCTCTTGGTGAAGAATATTTTGCCGATCTTAAAATAGAACCTTCTCAGGTAGACCATTTTATCAGCTATGTTCTGGCTGGTGGTTTTGAAAGAAAAGCAATTCTGAAATACGGCTTCTGCAGTGATACTGATCTGAACCGTTTTAAACGGTTCGTTATGATGAGAATATCATCTTACAGAGCTCCACAGACGAAAAGATAACCTAATGAAAGCCTATAGTAAACAATATCTCAGTGGGACTCTGGTCCTGATCTCTGCCACTGCTTTTTCACAGCAAAAAGTAACCGGGAGAATTACAGATAACAGCAGTACAAATATCAATCCGGTGCTGGTGATCAATATCTCTAATCAGAAGAACGTATTAAGCAGTACTTCTGGTGATTTTACCATTGATGCCTCGGAAAATGATGAGATCAGGTTCGTAAAAGAAGGGTATTACCGCTTTGATAAAAAGGTTTCAAAGGAAGATTTCAATACTCCTTTATCCATAAGTCTTAAGAGAATAGAAATTGAGATTCCTGAAGTGAAAGTGACTTATACACCCACCGGAAATCTGGAAAAAGATAACAAGTATCTCAATGAATCGAGAAAGATTGGGGCTTTGAAATCAGGATTAAGTGAATATATGAGAAGCCCTTTGAATGAGCCGCTGCCGGTTAATTCCATTTCCCAGAACTTTAAAGGTCACGATTTTAAAGCCGGGTATGTAAATGTGTTCAGTGTTCTTAAAGTAGCTGCTAATTTCATCAAAAAATCAAGGAAACCTAAAATTACCAAGGCTAATTTTACGGAAACACAGGATTTTATAAGCAGAATTAAAACAGACATCGATTTGGGATTTCTTAGAAAATATGGAATGGAAGATGAACAGATAGATCATTTTCTTATTTACGCCAATGATACGCGGACCATGGCGAAGAAATATAGGAAAGATTTTAAAAAAGACGTTATCATCATGGAGCTGCAGGTTGCTTTTGCTGAATACAGCAAATTGAACAAACTGGATAACCAATAACAGCTCTGAGTTTATTACATTTGAAATAAAAAGAATTGGATTATATAGACAGAAATATTGAATTTTTTAAAGGAAGGAAAATTTTTCTTTTCTTTATTTTCCTGTTCAATACCTTCTTTTCCCAACAGACTGTTACGGGCCGTATCACAGATAATGATGGCGAGACTATCAGCTCTGTGATTGTCATCAATATGTCTACCGATCAAAAAACATACTCTAATACAGCAGGTATTTTTGCTATTGAAGCTTTCCCCAATGACGAGTTGAGGTTTGTAAAAGAAGGCTTCAACAGGGGCTCAAAAAGAGTGCTTACAAACGGTATTAATTCAGAGTTTATGATTACCCTTATTCCGATACCAAAAGACGTTGGAGAAGTAAAAGTGGTGAGAAAACCAACAGGAGATCTTGCTGTAGATTCCAGATTAGCTGCCAGAGAAGATAAAGGTGAAAGAGTGAGACAGGCGGTAGGGCTTCCTCAGCCTGTAGGAAAAATGAGGGAAAGGCCTGCTGAGGTTAAGAAGGTTTTACTGCCGATACTTTTAGGATCGCTGGATGTACAGGGAGCTTTTGACCTGATCAGCGGTAAGGCAAGGAGGCAGAAAAGGAAG
This region of Chryseobacterium vaccae genomic DNA includes:
- a CDS encoding carboxypeptidase-like regulatory domain-containing protein, which translates into the protein MKLKLFFILFTLFSIYSHAQNYIFGKVTSEDGSEMPDVTVINIRTDETVLTNRDGHFMVSGRGGDELRFVKLGYVRLVKKVTKENIEAPLNISLERETIQIAEVEVKKGVTGDLKIDSKNLNRPKKVEKLIKDIDRYIAQKSDPRILAAKPGEFVQPNGGGFSIGKIKNKWDDIDLGSYLKTALGEEYFADLKIEPSQVDHFISYVLAGGFERKAILKYGFCSDTDLNRFKRFVMMRISSYRAPQTKR
- a CDS encoding carboxypeptidase-like regulatory domain-containing protein; translation: MDYIDRNIEFFKGRKIFLFFIFLFNTFFSQQTVTGRITDNDGETISSVIVINMSTDQKTYSNTAGIFAIEAFPNDELRFVKEGFNRGSKRVLTNGINSEFMITLIPIPKDVGEVKVVRKPTGDLAVDSRLAAREDKGERVRQAVGLPQPVGKMRERPAEVKKVLLPILLGSLDVQGAFDLISGKARRQKRKYRYDDLQTDITWVTDRVDKSYFTEVGIPADKVSEFIEFSFAQQPLVRSYVRSKNISGVLLKMEDLIPVYVERLQQRKNQE